The Octopus sinensis unplaced genomic scaffold, ASM634580v1 Contig18209, whole genome shotgun sequence genome segment GACCATTGACCAAAATGTCAGCCGCACAAGGTTAAAACCAATTCCACAAGAACTACCACCTGTTTCGCAACACAGCATGACCGGTTCCGACAGATGTAGTTTACCTGTCATCCCTGAAACCCAGCATCTTGACTATCCATCTCTCGACTCACGGTACCCGGTTGACCAACGACTACCAACTCTCGACTCGCGGTTACCCGTCATGCTTCCATCCTACCAAGGAATCACAGACGTTCGGATTCCGAACCCTCGTCTTGCAGATCCCCGCTACCCTCCAGTTACCACTCATTTGTTCCCCCCCACTCACAACATGGCCTACCCATCGAACAGTTCAAATTTGTCCATTCTTGAAGAGAGCCGTGCCATTTCCACGCTGGCACTGCCCCCTACACACACTAACTATCCAATCATTTCCCATCGAGAGCTCTTTAATTCCATGGCCCCAACGAACACCATAGCGTCCCCTTACCTCAGTAGCACGTCATTTCTTTATCCCCACCTCTACAGTTCCGCGCCACAGTACCAGAGCAGTTTCTACATGCCGTCAAGCGATGTACGAAATTTTGACCTCTTAAGCCAAAGACCAGAAGTTCCGACCAGGATTGAACGACCGGCTTTATTAGCATCGCCGGGTCGTCAACCGGCCGACACTGCTCCATTAGTTGCTAATAAAACGTTGAACAAGGAAGACAACTCAAATGACATCGAAATGCGAATCAGCCAACCAGAACAGTCTACCGATGTGTTGATGCGTGAAGATCTTCGTGGTAGTACATCGGAACATGTCAGTCCACCCCCAGCACGACCATCACAGAGTACCGACTCTTCTGACAATGCAATATCAGTTTGGAGGCCTTACTAAACTATTTGGTAATTCTTACAAATCTAAAAGTATATGTAAAGAggccttatatagatatatgtgtgtatgtatgactatacatatgtatatatatatataatttaatgttatcTGGGTAATATGTATactaatacacacgcatatactcagagtaaaaagagtgagagacagaagcagcagataaaataaatttatgtcCCATTTGTGGTACTTGGGTACCTCTACAAGAAtcacaagaaagaaaagaaacactcCTTAATACAGAGTGTTTCAAGATATATGACAGCATAAAACAAATCCTACCGTTGGGTGTCTCCTGGGGAAATGTGTCTCCTGGGACAGTCTTCTTTTTAGAACATATCTCTTCAGCGATTACCGAGATATGAGATTCACTCAATTTTGGCTGCTGCTTTTGGAAGGATTGCTCTGGCTCATTTCCATCAGGATGGTCACATAAGGACTTACTTATGAAACTTCAACAACTGAAGTTCCTTCTACACAAAGATGAGTTTCAGATTATCTCCAGAGGCCATTATGACTGCATAAACGAAACTCCACTCTCTGCTCTAAAATGCCTTTCTGCCAATCCAGAGGAAGTATTTATCATCGCCCCAGGATCCACTGCTGACAATGGAGACTCTTAAACACTGCCCTTCTCGGCCTTGCTAAAAGCACATGGCCCCAGGATGTTGTTGTCA includes the following:
- the LOC115231318 gene encoding uncharacterized protein LOC115231318 is translated as MVRFGAKTANLDLFHPSWQTLSKSADHAFSLKELRTDDRRLHQRPGPLNLPVERTLPDPLSERRYSTHLAELEHLRRSTIHHPDVSRVEPNGFHPPSVVERLLGDGSAPARGNSVVVFLDRKNPKGNSLQLGSLTDRMDRPRLLAPSHDLLKAHHLATIDQNVSRTRLKPIPQELPPVSQHSMTGSDRCSLPVIPETQHLDYPSLDSRYPVDQRLPTLDSRLPVMLPSYQGITDVRIPNPRLADPRYPPVTTHLFPPTHNMAYPSNSSNLSILEESRAISTLALPPTHTNYPIISHRELFNSMAPTNTIASPYLSSTSFLYPHLYSSAPQYQSSFYMPSSDVRNFDLLSQRPEVPTRIERPALLASPGRQPADTAPLVANKTLNKEDNSNDIEMRISQPEQSTDVLMREDLRGSTSEHVSPPPARPSQSTDSSDNAISVWRPY